A section of the Camelus dromedarius isolate mCamDro1 chromosome 14, mCamDro1.pat, whole genome shotgun sequence genome encodes:
- the HES3 gene encoding transcription factor HES-3, translating to MEKKRRARINVSLEQLKSLLEKHYSHQIRKRKLEKADILELSVKYMKSLQNSVQGLWPVPSGAEYPSGFRGCLPGVSQLLRRGEEGGGGGGGGGLRCPLVHERAGGSTMDSASSRPEAPARRGPCASAVWVPVPAAGGSRSPPPRLLFSGGLPSPSTSVPAPQSASRRFADSPGPGLRLWRPW from the exons ATGGAGAAGAAGCGACGGGCGCGCATTAATGTGTCTCTGGAGCAACTCAAATCGTTGTTAGAGAAACACTATTCGCACCAG ATCCGGAAACGCAAGTTGGAGAAAGCAGATATACTGGAGCTCAGCGTCAAGTACATGAAAAGCCTTCAGAACTCGGTGCAAG GGCTCTGGCCGGTCCCCAGCGGAGCCGAGTACCCGTCGGGCTTCCGCGGCTGTCTGCCCGGCGTTAGCCAGCTTTTGCGGCGCGGAGaggagggcggcggcggcggcggcggcggcggcctgcGCTGCCCCCTGGTGCACGAGCGCGCGGGTGGCAGCACCATGGACAGCGCCAGCTCCCGCCCTGAGGCGCCAGCCAGGCGAGGCCCCTGCGCCTCCGCGGTTTGGGTCCCTGTTCCCGCCGCCGGCGGCTCGCGGTCGCCGCCACCCCGGCTTCTCTTCTCTGGAGGTCTTCCCAGCCCGTCCACCAGCGTCCCAGCGCCGCAGTCGGCGTCTCGTCGCTTCGCCGACAgcccggggccggggctgcgCTTGTGGCGGCCCTGGTGA